ATCTTAGTGTTGTTGAATGTTGAACTTTTGTATGTTTAAGCTCATCTTGTCTAACCCCTAGTTTATAGTTCAAGAAAAATTTTCCATTTCTATATACAGATCCTCCATAAAGTTCTACCATTGTTTTATTATATCTTTTTTCTGAACTACTATACTCATGTCTATATGATGTTTTTCCATCTATATAAAAATTTGAATTTTCAAAAGGAAAAAATTCAAATCCTAAATATGGTTCTACTCTATTTTTTTCATCCACTGATCTTTCAAAAATCATTGTATCCATTCCAATTTCTAAAAATCCTGTTGAACCACTATTTTTTAATCTCTCCTCTTCATGAAAACTATATGTATCTACTCCTACTAAGTTTTCTTTAGAATAATCTACTCTGCTTTTTTTGTTATTTCTTCCCATTCCCTCTTGTGAAAAACTTAAAACTGATAATGCTACTGTACCTAAAATTACTAATGTACTTCTTTTCATGTTCTCTCCCCTGAATTTTTTATAAAAAAAAGCTGAGATATTAATCTCAGCTTTGTTAATTAATCAATTACTTTCCTGTTGCGTTATTTACTGCTTCTAAGAATCCCTCAGAAGTATATGTAGCTCCTGCTACTGTATCTACTTGAGATGATTGTGCCTCTATAACCTTCTTTGTTAATTGCTCAATTGCTGGATTTGCAATTCCTGGAGTGTCGCTATTCTCTTTTACTTCGATTGCAACAATTTTGTCTCCATCCATTGTTACTGCCACTTTTATATCATCTGCATATCCTAATCCAGTTCCTTCTTTTACTTCAGCTCCAAAAGCTACTGCTGATAAAACTACCAACATTGACATTATAAATTTTTTCATATAATCCACCCTTCTTAATTAATAATCTTATATGAATTATACTGTATACTACTATTTTATGTCAATAAAAAAATACACTTAATACTAATTTTAATCACTTTTTTCTCATTTTTCACTCAATTTTTAAGCTATAATTTCTTCTACCTTCTCTTCAGGAATTTTATCATACTCTTTCATTGCACTTCTAGCATATTTACCAAGTGATAAAAGTGCTATTAGATTTGGTAAAACCATCATTCCATTAAACATATCAGCTAATTCCCATACTAATTCAACTTTCATCATTGATCCTATAACAATCATTATCATAACTATTGCTCTATATACATTAACTGATTTTTTACTTTTAAAGATATATCTAACATTAGCTTCTCCAAAGAAATACCATCCCACAATTGTAGAAAAAGCAAAGAATAATAAACAGATTGCGATAAACGTATCTCCAAATACTCCTAACGTTGCGCTAAATGCTCCTTGAGTTAATACAATTCCTGCTCCTGATGTCAATGAAATTTTTGATGTTAGAATTACAAGTGCTGTTCCTGTTAATACTACGAAAGTATCTATAAATACAGTTATTACTGCCACAATTCCTTGTTCCCCTGGATGTGATACTTTTGCTATTGCATGAGCATGTGGTGTTGACCCCATTCCAGCTTCATTTGAAAATAACCCTCTTGCAACTCCATATCTTACTGCTTGCTTCACTGTCACTCCCATAGCTCCTCCAAGTGCTGCTTGAGGATTAAACGCTGAATAGAAAATCGATGTTATAGCTGGAATTACTTCTTGATAATTTATTACTATTATTACAATACATGCTGCTATATATAATCCAGCCATGATAGGTACTATTTTCTCAGTAACAGAAGCTATTCTTTTTATTCCTCCAAAGAAAACAAATCCTGCTAAAACAGATACAACAATTCCAACAAGAGCTGGTGAGACACCAAAAGCTTTATTAAAAGCTGCTGATATCGAATTTGCTTGAACTGCATTTCCCATTAACCCCAAAGCTG
The window above is part of the Cetobacterium somerae ATCC BAA-474 genome. Proteins encoded here:
- a CDS encoding FMN-binding protein, which gives rise to MKKFIMSMLVVLSAVAFGAEVKEGTGLGYADDIKVAVTMDGDKIVAIEVKENSDTPGIANPAIEQLTKKVIEAQSSQVDTVAGATYTSEGFLEAVNNATGK
- a CDS encoding alanine/glycine:cation symporter family protein; its protein translation is MQDFVMSINSFLWGNFLIILLMGTGIYFTLKLNFIQIRKFGEGIKHVTGSINLNGKAADKNGMSSFQALATAVAAQVGTGNLAGAATAIASGGPGAIFWMWASAFFGMATVYVEAILGQVFKRRVDGQITGGPAYYIENSIKNKKIAKGLSYFFAVACIAALGLMGNAVQANSISAAFNKAFGVSPALVGIVVSVLAGFVFFGGIKRIASVTEKIVPIMAGLYIAACIVIIVINYQEVIPAITSIFYSAFNPQAALGGAMGVTVKQAVRYGVARGLFSNEAGMGSTPHAHAIAKVSHPGEQGIVAVITVFIDTFVVLTGTALVILTSKISLTSGAGIVLTQGAFSATLGVFGDTFIAICLLFFAFSTIVGWYFFGEANVRYIFKSKKSVNVYRAIVMIMIVIGSMMKVELVWELADMFNGMMVLPNLIALLSLGKYARSAMKEYDKIPEEKVEEIIA